A window of the Syntrophothermus lipocalidus DSM 12680 genome harbors these coding sequences:
- a CDS encoding zinc ribbon domain-containing protein, producing the protein MSISNLGPKISRKKSVVLLLPVLLVITLLLTGCGADLTVDTSVNEKGAGQRAFHIYVSQSDLEQVSGGEPALTQALKAAMPQVLTMSSSADESGVQYTFTMDFKNIDELKQKSAQILGFEPQIRFTRQGSPFAREYVLEEDTDMNAYFQWAIDAAKPLVSSENQSSMVETVSNKVLLPGWSDFSSTNTSAWSAASTKSNPVKRVEVETAVSESSPARTVTVVVNQDTVKAIDQEEKNLIPRFLKEKTKVTKIKTEQQNGTVRYTFTLEGNSPAELAKKCDAIFGAGAFTYDPVEPSSFFRLYNRYHFADRYDFTSWLGASIEEPLKYVARFNGPMVDAMGTEVNGGAKELKMEAPSGYVNAEAYVKELSWVGLAALAVLVLLVLGIVIVLVIYYRRNPEKVKGYAQGVLGQVAGPKSPYACPSCGTPFNPGDKFCSKCGADIGNRCPQCGLPNKPGDKFCYACGTRLVEALEQADGSLLSSETGQMVAAAEDDAEH; encoded by the coding sequence ATGAGCATAAGTAACCTTGGACCAAAGATAAGTAGAAAAAAATCCGTTGTCTTGCTACTACCAGTCCTTTTGGTAATTACGCTATTATTAACAGGTTGTGGGGCCGATCTCACGGTCGATACTTCGGTTAATGAAAAGGGGGCTGGGCAAAGGGCGTTTCACATTTACGTGAGTCAGTCGGACTTAGAGCAGGTCAGTGGCGGGGAACCGGCGTTAACTCAGGCCTTAAAAGCGGCTATGCCTCAGGTGCTGACCATGAGTTCAAGTGCCGATGAATCTGGAGTTCAATACACCTTTACCATGGATTTCAAAAACATAGACGAGCTGAAACAGAAATCAGCCCAGATACTGGGTTTCGAGCCCCAGATCCGTTTTACGAGGCAAGGGAGTCCCTTTGCTCGCGAATACGTGCTCGAGGAAGATACGGATATGAACGCTTACTTCCAGTGGGCGATTGACGCAGCGAAACCCCTGGTGAGTTCGGAAAACCAAAGCAGCATGGTGGAAACCGTTAGTAACAAGGTGCTGTTGCCAGGGTGGAGCGATTTTTCTAGTACAAACACCTCGGCGTGGAGCGCTGCTTCGACCAAGTCAAACCCCGTGAAACGGGTTGAAGTTGAGACGGCGGTATCGGAAAGCTCTCCTGCGAGGACCGTAACCGTGGTGGTTAACCAGGACACAGTTAAAGCCATAGACCAAGAGGAAAAGAATCTCATTCCACGGTTTCTGAAAGAAAAGACCAAAGTAACGAAGATTAAGACGGAGCAGCAGAACGGGACTGTACGGTATACTTTTACTCTGGAAGGCAATTCTCCGGCTGAACTGGCGAAGAAATGTGACGCCATTTTTGGGGCAGGAGCTTTTACGTATGATCCGGTGGAGCCTAGTTCATTCTTCCGGCTTTATAACCGCTATCATTTTGCGGACAGGTATGATTTCACAAGCTGGCTGGGAGCCTCTATCGAAGAACCCCTCAAATACGTGGCCAGGTTCAACGGGCCTATGGTCGATGCTATGGGAACGGAAGTCAACGGCGGTGCCAAAGAACTGAAGATGGAGGCGCCGAGTGGGTACGTGAACGCGGAGGCTTACGTGAAAGAACTGTCATGGGTAGGCCTGGCAGCGCTGGCTGTTCTGGTGTTACTTGTCTTGGGAATAGTAATTGTTCTGGTTATCTACTACAGGAGGAACCCGGAGAAAGTCAAGGGTTATGCTCAGGGCGTCCTTGGGCAAGTGGCAGGCCCCAAGAGTCCTTACGCTTGTCCTTCCTGCGGAACTCCCTTCAACCCCGGTGACAAGTTCTGCAGTAAATGCGGGGCGGATATAGGCAATCGCTGTCCTCAGTGCGGGCTTCCTAACAAGCCGGGGGACAAGTTCTGTTATGCCTGTGGTACGCGATTAGTAGAAGCACTAGAACAGGCTGACGGTTCCCTGTTGTCTTCTGAGACAGGCCAGATGGTGGCTGCAGCGGAAGATGATGCTGAACATTAG
- a CDS encoding GGDEF domain-containing protein produces the protein MNRSFRCGEGLPVEIYDVHRLPEELWPELGRLRLVLVAGICLLALFLAPNARLELMVVLGFCTAGFVAVNLIAQKCPKERRPLIEAISMLFGLGLNTSLVVAGGGAKGTLVFLYLFPVFTYGFRLGGAAAYSSALINSLALLALLAVDWSSLVLSDGLAVGTVIGLMWIEAYAIDYIVRYITSQSEELAQLAWYDPLTGLLNRRALFLEMDRLLGSGVPFTLILLDLDGFKAANDQKGHLFGDEVLKTIAEKMVGVVNGEGKVARYGGDEFAVIAENGKERSQEIAESISQVIDAVGAEYGITLGVSSGLATTPDDAVTKEDLLCIADRRLYETKYLHR, from the coding sequence TTGAACAGGAGCTTTCGCTGCGGGGAAGGATTGCCGGTGGAGATTTACGACGTTCATAGACTGCCGGAGGAGTTGTGGCCTGAGCTGGGGCGGCTCAGGTTGGTGTTGGTTGCTGGCATTTGCTTGCTGGCTTTGTTTCTTGCGCCCAACGCTCGGCTCGAGCTCATGGTGGTGTTAGGCTTTTGTACGGCAGGCTTTGTCGCAGTGAATTTGATTGCCCAGAAGTGTCCCAAGGAGCGCCGCCCGTTAATCGAAGCGATATCTATGTTGTTCGGACTGGGCTTGAACACTTCCTTGGTCGTAGCGGGAGGAGGGGCTAAGGGGACTTTAGTATTTCTTTACTTGTTTCCTGTTTTCACCTACGGTTTCAGACTCGGCGGGGCAGCGGCTTATTCGTCTGCACTTATCAACAGCTTGGCTTTACTCGCTTTGCTGGCGGTGGACTGGTCATCACTTGTCCTCTCTGATGGTTTGGCTGTAGGCACTGTAATAGGTCTGATGTGGATCGAAGCGTATGCCATCGACTATATTGTCCGTTATATCACATCTCAGAGCGAAGAATTGGCTCAGCTGGCCTGGTATGACCCTTTGACTGGATTACTGAACCGCCGTGCTCTTTTTCTAGAGATGGACCGTTTGCTTGGTAGTGGAGTTCCCTTTACCCTGATTTTATTGGACTTAGATGGTTTTAAGGCGGCAAACGACCAGAAAGGGCACCTGTTCGGGGATGAGGTTTTGAAGACCATAGCAGAGAAGATGGTAGGAGTCGTGAATGGGGAAGGCAAGGTGGCGCGGTACGGCGGAGACGAGTTTGCAGTAATTGCCGAAAACGGCAAAGAAAGGAGTCAGGAAATAGCCGAAAGTATAAGCCAGGTTATAGATGCAGTAGGAGCGGAATACGGCATCACCCTAGGCGTGTCGTCGGGGTTAGCTACGACTCCCGATGATGCGGTTACCAAGGAAGACCTCCTGTGCATTGCCGACAGGCGCTTGTATGAGACCAAGTATTTGCACAGGTAG
- a CDS encoding serine/threonine-protein kinase produces the protein MSRKCPSCQTENPDGKNFCSECGQSLTDDFSRTGWLKPDSVLEGRYVIVKTLGRGGMGAVYQALDTRLNNIPVAIKEMSTSAVSPGNIQAAIEAFKKEASILISLRHPALPRITDFFSCGKDRWYLVMDCIEGQTLKTLVEKRGPIPETEVVNWARQLCEILDYLHSQDPPIIFRDLKPANIMLTPDARIKLIDFGIARHFRRDSYADTLAYGSTGFAPPEQYGEHQTVPQSDIYALGATLHYLLTGRDPSRNPFNFQPPSQFVKVSGRMESAVMKALQLRVEDRPASAREMMALLPGGEVEVHNPAIVQSEKHGTELSSLVDEKKEVKVTASGETGETSDFPVGKSLPLKAVEGLTVGIEVDTPTVPPDQSTVETAPMGEGAANFSSTVMNKDRNFVPQTGYSELAVKDTSRNTRFVAPVVAVVLLILAIFGSVSYFQSRNHAVLNDGFDRSKVTSKAGMGDIQSKGFQKQQGTNQQETNLSDQQLELQGESQKQTEPQAKSEQQPNKPQQQSQSSSQLQQNSVISLPQPQTGQQQSQPAVPSQPSCVVDIPELEAAGIIQGGHGSTIDVVLYQKDAYWVQIPKAVVVEGDIVLGKPYLTDNNNRVCYPVISEMTTERSSIEFYGGKACFPNGVPPHSSVRELAYAYGYI, from the coding sequence ATGTCGAGAAAGTGTCCATCTTGCCAAACAGAGAATCCTGATGGCAAAAACTTTTGCAGCGAATGTGGGCAGAGTCTTACCGACGATTTTTCCAGAACCGGGTGGCTCAAACCCGACTCGGTTCTTGAAGGACGGTACGTAATAGTCAAGACTCTTGGCCGGGGTGGAATGGGAGCAGTTTACCAGGCGTTGGATACCAGGCTTAATAACATCCCAGTGGCCATAAAAGAAATGAGTACCAGTGCTGTCAGTCCTGGGAATATTCAGGCAGCGATAGAGGCTTTCAAGAAAGAGGCTTCAATATTAATCAGCTTGCGACATCCGGCCCTACCAAGAATAACGGACTTCTTCAGCTGTGGAAAGGACCGTTGGTATCTAGTGATGGATTGTATTGAAGGGCAAACCCTCAAGACTCTGGTGGAAAAGCGGGGCCCCATACCGGAAACAGAAGTAGTAAACTGGGCGAGACAGCTCTGCGAGATTCTGGATTACCTCCACAGCCAGGATCCCCCAATTATATTTCGAGACCTGAAACCGGCCAACATCATGCTGACACCAGATGCTCGGATTAAACTGATAGATTTCGGTATTGCCAGGCACTTTCGTCGAGATAGCTATGCAGATACCTTGGCCTACGGGTCAACCGGGTTTGCTCCTCCCGAACAGTATGGCGAGCACCAGACCGTTCCTCAGTCGGACATTTATGCTCTGGGCGCCACCTTGCATTACTTGCTTACCGGACGCGATCCATCACGGAATCCCTTTAACTTTCAGCCCCCAAGCCAATTCGTGAAGGTTTCTGGTCGTATGGAATCAGCAGTAATGAAAGCCCTCCAACTGAGGGTTGAGGATCGGCCCGCTAGCGCCCGGGAGATGATGGCCCTTTTGCCGGGTGGCGAAGTTGAGGTTCATAATCCCGCGATTGTACAGTCGGAGAAGCACGGTACGGAGCTTTCTTCGCTCGTTGACGAAAAGAAGGAGGTAAAGGTGACTGCTTCGGGGGAGACAGGTGAAACGAGTGACTTTCCCGTGGGCAAATCTTTGCCTTTAAAAGCGGTAGAAGGCTTGACAGTCGGGATCGAAGTGGATACTCCTACGGTACCTCCAGACCAGAGTACTGTGGAGACCGCGCCCATGGGTGAGGGAGCTGCAAACTTTTCCTCAACTGTAATGAACAAAGATAGAAATTTTGTCCCTCAAACTGGGTATTCAGAATTAGCGGTCAAAGACACCTCGAGAAATACCCGATTTGTAGCACCAGTTGTTGCCGTTGTTCTTCTGATACTGGCCATATTTGGCTCCGTCAGCTACTTTCAGAGCCGAAACCACGCTGTTTTGAATGATGGATTTGATAGGTCAAAAGTAACTAGCAAGGCTGGAATGGGGGACATCCAAAGTAAGGGATTTCAAAAGCAGCAGGGAACGAATCAACAAGAGACCAACCTGTCAGATCAACAACTGGAACTACAGGGGGAATCCCAGAAACAAACAGAGCCTCAAGCGAAATCCGAGCAGCAACCTAATAAACCACAGCAACAATCCCAATCATCCTCACAACTTCAACAAAACAGCGTGATCAGTCTTCCCCAGCCTCAAACCGGCCAGCAGCAATCACAGCCAGCTGTGCCGTCTCAACCGAGCTGCGTGGTGGATATTCCTGAATTGGAGGCAGCAGGTATTATACAGGGAGGGCACGGTAGCACCATAGATGTGGTCCTTTACCAAAAAGACGCGTATTGGGTGCAGATACCGAAAGCTGTAGTGGTGGAGGGAGATATTGTTCTAGGAAAGCCTTATCTCACAGATAACAACAACAGGGTCTGCTATCCGGTAATAAGCGAAATGACCACCGAGCGAAGTAGTATCGAGTTTTATGGAGGAAAAGCCTGCTTTCCCAACGGCGTACCGCCGCACAGCAGCGTTCGGGAACTAGCATATGCCTATGGGTATATCTAG
- a CDS encoding methyl-accepting chemotaxis protein produces MNLLRKSLRGKVLVSLCSLVVLAFGLSGVINYWQTKKAVDASVQERVTDMAKAQADKIDTWLVSQKNQVVLLSMLPGLGDGPISEDVELIKTFAAKMPEFDSFFIADQQANYYATSGATGSIADRPYFKPAITGQTVFSDPLIARATGNAVVVIATPIRDTSGNITRILGGNLKLGSLSQEIVEMKASPNGYGVLVHKDGLVIAHPNEKLVMKANFLTEPEHGLQSLMHLVSQSDSGHQDYTINEEAKTAGFSKVKSTGWYLLATVPYSDFARTLHQIGRSTLIVFALALVILLANVSLLLGQLLKPLALVVKGGQLMATGDLTNTVTVHSQDEAGQLAEIFNQVAGNMRNIIRKIGQTSEQLTELSRKLNDSAANMEASSDQLATTIAQLADKVAQDAENAQKAEQAVEQANRSVAEVSRASSLVAERAGKSSESVGKGLDAVQLLISKIEENSAVNQQASEAVMDMANQSRQVSDIVNAIATIASQTNLLALNAAIEAARAGEYGRGFAVVADEVRKLAEQSADEATKISKIIDQMNTAIKVSVDQMLKARETSEQQVRFADDVLQAFTEIEDQVKQVVDLSARQAGLSRELVEYSNTIVTSVGEIAASAQEEAASAEEVSAATEEQSAAATQLSEMSRQLTELATELEVQMGYFKV; encoded by the coding sequence ATGAACTTATTACGGAAAAGCCTTAGGGGTAAAGTGCTTGTCAGTTTGTGCTCACTGGTCGTCTTGGCATTCGGTTTGAGCGGGGTTATTAACTATTGGCAAACCAAGAAGGCCGTAGACGCCTCTGTCCAGGAACGAGTAACCGATATGGCTAAAGCGCAGGCAGACAAAATCGATACTTGGCTTGTCAGCCAGAAAAACCAAGTGGTACTCCTCAGCATGCTTCCGGGCTTGGGTGATGGCCCAATCTCAGAAGATGTTGAGTTGATAAAAACTTTTGCGGCGAAAATGCCGGAGTTTGATTCGTTTTTCATCGCAGACCAGCAGGCCAATTATTACGCTACCAGCGGTGCTACCGGTAGTATTGCGGACCGACCTTACTTTAAGCCCGCGATCACCGGTCAGACTGTTTTCTCCGACCCTCTCATCGCCAGGGCTACCGGCAATGCTGTGGTAGTTATCGCGACCCCGATTAGGGATACCTCCGGCAACATCACCCGCATCTTGGGAGGCAACCTGAAGTTGGGCAGCCTATCCCAAGAAATAGTAGAAATGAAGGCTAGTCCCAACGGGTATGGAGTACTAGTGCACAAAGATGGGTTGGTCATCGCCCATCCCAATGAGAAACTTGTGATGAAGGCCAACTTCTTGACCGAGCCTGAGCACGGACTTCAATCGCTCATGCATTTGGTTAGCCAGAGCGATTCCGGTCACCAAGACTATACCATCAACGAGGAAGCCAAGACCGCCGGCTTTTCCAAGGTCAAGTCTACGGGGTGGTACTTGCTGGCTACGGTACCATACTCCGATTTTGCACGCACTCTTCACCAGATCGGCCGAAGTACCTTAATAGTCTTCGCTTTAGCCCTGGTTATACTGCTGGCCAATGTATCATTACTGTTGGGACAACTGTTGAAACCATTAGCCCTGGTTGTAAAGGGAGGCCAGCTGATGGCCACCGGCGATTTAACCAATACAGTAACCGTACACAGCCAAGATGAAGCCGGACAGTTGGCAGAAATATTCAATCAAGTCGCCGGTAACATGCGGAACATAATACGTAAAATCGGCCAGACAAGCGAACAACTAACGGAACTATCAAGAAAGCTTAACGATTCGGCGGCAAATATGGAAGCAAGCAGTGACCAGCTAGCCACCACCATTGCTCAATTAGCTGATAAAGTTGCTCAAGACGCTGAGAACGCTCAAAAGGCTGAACAAGCGGTTGAACAGGCCAATCGCTCCGTGGCCGAGGTCTCAAGGGCCAGTTCCTTGGTGGCCGAACGAGCCGGCAAGAGCAGCGAGTCAGTGGGTAAAGGTCTAGATGCGGTGCAGTTACTAATAAGCAAAATCGAAGAAAACTCGGCGGTAAACCAGCAGGCTTCAGAGGCGGTCATGGATATGGCTAACCAGTCCAGACAAGTCTCGGACATAGTTAACGCCATCGCCACTATCGCCAGCCAGACCAACCTCCTGGCCCTCAATGCGGCCATTGAGGCGGCACGGGCGGGTGAATACGGCCGCGGTTTCGCGGTTGTCGCCGATGAGGTACGAAAGCTGGCAGAACAGTCCGCTGACGAAGCGACTAAGATCAGCAAGATAATAGACCAGATGAACACGGCTATCAAAGTTTCCGTGGACCAAATGTTGAAGGCCCGTGAAACCTCGGAACAGCAGGTACGTTTTGCCGATGACGTGCTCCAGGCCTTTACGGAAATAGAAGATCAGGTTAAACAGGTAGTGGACCTTAGTGCCAGACAGGCAGGATTGTCTCGTGAACTAGTGGAGTATTCAAACACGATTGTGACCAGCGTCGGGGAAATTGCTGCCAGCGCCCAAGAAGAAGCGGCCAGCGCCGAAGAAGTCAGTGCCGCGACCGAGGAGCAATCCGCTGCAGCTACCCAGCTTTCCGAAATGTCTAGACAGCTAACCGAGCTGGCAACCGAACTGGAAGTTCAAATGGGCTATTTCAAAGTGTAG
- a CDS encoding sortase, giving the protein MRIRVLGFFFILIGVGIAFYPAFTDVRSWLVQSRLRAVVATGEPSVQARAAGADVSQVNSPDYSLLEIPSIGLSAVVVEGTGAEELSKGPGRFLESAFPGEGNTAIAGHRTMYGGWFRNLYRLKPGDSILLKLKGATYRYEVERVFTVLDNDSSIIGPCGYPALTLMTCNGLQKSEKRLAVRARLIGISPKQST; this is encoded by the coding sequence ATGCGGATAAGAGTCTTAGGGTTTTTCTTCATCCTTATAGGTGTCGGGATCGCCTTTTACCCCGCGTTTACTGATGTCCGTTCCTGGCTGGTTCAGAGTCGGCTGAGGGCGGTTGTGGCAACGGGAGAACCCTCTGTCCAAGCCCGGGCAGCCGGTGCTGACGTCTCGCAGGTAAACAGCCCCGACTACAGCCTGCTGGAGATACCGAGCATCGGTTTATCAGCGGTTGTAGTAGAGGGAACTGGGGCTGAAGAGCTTTCGAAAGGTCCAGGAAGGTTTCTGGAATCAGCGTTTCCCGGCGAAGGAAACACCGCGATCGCCGGACATCGGACCATGTATGGTGGCTGGTTTAGAAATCTCTACCGGCTGAAACCGGGTGACAGTATATTACTCAAGCTTAAAGGGGCGACCTACCGTTACGAGGTTGAGCGGGTGTTTACGGTTCTCGACAACGACTCGAGCATCATCGGTCCCTGCGGCTATCCTGCGTTAACCTTGATGACGTGCAACGGGTTGCAGAAATCCGAAAAGCGTCTGGCGGTGCGAGCCAGGTTGATTGGTATCTCACCTAAACAATCAACGTAA
- a CDS encoding FHA domain-containing protein codes for MENLGKKISPALFALIIICFLMPFVSISCSGQEIVTLSGVNMVFGKMVQLPTGETESVGPFPMVIVVFVLALVGVGVGFWKNRLSNVAAFAAGLVGPITMYLFKSSFDEEAVSQGLTTQWGAGYYLTLLLFLAGAGLNLYLMVRNRGALPAPGLARSGPRFCIQCGARNEGGNAFCTQCGARLEPGGYGGSARTSAPFSSPANVGGEAYGPGEDEVTTVLDDSGDTRLLEQVEEGEPFPVLRIKRAEEEEIIPINKPEFYIGRNREAVDYWEADNPSIGRVHAKIIRQDGAYYIVDLESKNGTYLNGERLSSNVPYPLSFKDKIRLANIEYTFDQP; via the coding sequence ATGGAGAACCTGGGGAAAAAAATCTCACCGGCGTTATTTGCTCTTATCATCATTTGTTTTCTAATGCCGTTCGTCAGCATTTCGTGTAGTGGACAGGAAATAGTTACTTTGAGCGGAGTAAACATGGTTTTTGGCAAGATGGTGCAGTTACCTACTGGCGAGACTGAGTCTGTAGGGCCTTTTCCGATGGTTATCGTGGTCTTTGTGCTTGCATTAGTAGGTGTTGGAGTCGGGTTCTGGAAGAACCGTTTGAGTAATGTGGCTGCCTTTGCCGCTGGCTTAGTTGGGCCAATTACGATGTACCTTTTTAAATCCAGTTTTGACGAGGAGGCTGTAAGCCAGGGCCTGACTACTCAGTGGGGAGCCGGGTATTATTTGACCCTACTTTTGTTTCTGGCTGGGGCAGGGCTCAATCTCTATCTCATGGTTCGTAACCGGGGAGCGCTTCCCGCGCCGGGGCTTGCAAGATCCGGCCCTAGGTTCTGCATCCAGTGCGGTGCCAGAAACGAGGGTGGAAATGCTTTTTGCACCCAATGTGGCGCCAGGCTAGAGCCGGGTGGATATGGCGGGAGTGCGAGAACATCTGCGCCGTTTTCCTCACCGGCCAATGTGGGGGGAGAAGCGTATGGCCCGGGTGAAGACGAAGTGACTACAGTTCTGGATGATTCAGGGGATACCCGTCTGTTGGAACAGGTAGAAGAAGGAGAACCTTTTCCGGTCCTGAGGATAAAGCGGGCAGAAGAGGAAGAAATAATACCTATCAATAAGCCCGAATTTTATATCGGAAGGAACCGGGAGGCAGTAGATTACTGGGAAGCCGATAACCCGAGCATCGGGCGGGTTCATGCCAAAATAATCCGCCAGGACGGAGCTTATTATATCGTCGATCTTGAATCCAAAAACGGAACATATCTTAACGGCGAAAGGCTTTCCAGCAATGTTCCGTATCCCTTGAGTTTCAAAGATAAGATACGGTTAGCAAACATAGAGTACACTTTTGACCAACCATAA
- a CDS encoding amidohydrolase, with protein sequence MNTRGFLDAHIHLWEFCLFSSFANLAGVSCQEELISILKARPIESWLVGVRFNQESTKEKSMPDRCFLDKAFGQVPVVIFRTCLHLVVANTTAMEKLGRRSENGFFYEADVFAILNQLPALLRIQPEIIVRNGMAKLERLEIKKAIDMGMDFNRRSFFDEVLFYTTDMRLLNEALGFKLFLDGSLGARTAALIDEYSDDPGNYGFLNYSDDELLAIVKKVHRVGKPVACHAIGDRAVDQFIRVIKKSRHPQDRLEHVQYLRPDQIDTLAEAGIAVCIQPIFSRELTWARARLGPERIKTAYAWGLLRDRGVRLLAGSDAPVDEASPYEAARTVASLDYEHRLSYDEVLNLYAQANWEFYGWQPSWFLE encoded by the coding sequence ATGAACACAAGAGGTTTCCTTGACGCCCATATTCATCTTTGGGAATTCTGTTTGTTTAGTTCTTTTGCCAACCTGGCCGGGGTTTCTTGTCAGGAAGAGCTCATTTCGATCTTAAAGGCAAGACCTATTGAGAGCTGGCTTGTGGGAGTACGCTTCAATCAAGAATCCACAAAAGAAAAGTCCATGCCCGACCGGTGCTTTCTCGACAAAGCCTTCGGGCAAGTTCCGGTTGTCATTTTTCGCACATGCCTGCACCTGGTCGTCGCCAACACGACAGCCATGGAAAAGCTGGGACGCCGGTCGGAAAACGGTTTTTTCTATGAAGCTGATGTCTTTGCGATACTAAACCAGCTCCCAGCACTACTGCGGATTCAGCCTGAAATCATTGTCAGAAACGGAATGGCTAAATTGGAAAGGTTGGAAATAAAGAAGGCTATCGACATGGGGATGGACTTTAACAGGCGGAGTTTTTTTGATGAGGTGCTCTTTTACACCACGGACATGAGGCTTCTCAATGAAGCTTTGGGATTCAAGCTTTTCCTCGATGGAAGCCTGGGAGCCCGCACCGCTGCCTTGATTGACGAATACTCAGACGATCCAGGCAATTACGGGTTCTTAAACTACTCGGATGACGAGCTTTTGGCCATAGTAAAGAAGGTGCATAGAGTCGGGAAACCCGTAGCCTGCCATGCTATTGGTGACCGGGCTGTAGACCAATTTATCAGAGTGATTAAGAAATCCCGCCACCCTCAAGACAGACTGGAACACGTCCAATACCTGCGGCCTGACCAGATCGACACCCTGGCAGAAGCAGGTATAGCAGTCTGCATCCAGCCCATTTTCTCCCGTGAACTGACCTGGGCCCGCGCTCGCCTAGGGCCTGAAAGGATAAAAACGGCCTACGCATGGGGCTTGCTGCGGGATCGAGGAGTGCGGCTACTTGCGGGATCAGACGCCCCGGTAGATGAAGCCAGTCCTTACGAAGCCGCTAGGACAGTAGCTTCTCTTGACTATGAACACCGCTTGTCCTACGACGAAGTGCTAAATCTCTACGCCCAGGCCAACTGGGAGTTTTACGGGTGGCAACCGTCCTGGTTCCTTGAATAA
- a CDS encoding zinc ribbon domain-containing protein, protein MADFFDKVKDGINKGVSTVSVRSKELVEVTKLKAEIDSLQRKKKDSIEELGNIVYVMLSRDNFDQSRVMSKYQEIAGIDQQIKVKEEEMQRLRAEAQAALGKPVTVGTCECGAPVSQGARFCAKCGRKVEQS, encoded by the coding sequence ATGGCGGACTTTTTTGACAAGGTAAAGGACGGTATCAATAAGGGAGTCAGTACGGTAAGTGTTCGGTCGAAAGAGCTGGTCGAAGTAACGAAGTTGAAGGCTGAAATAGATTCTTTGCAGCGAAAGAAGAAGGATTCCATCGAGGAGCTGGGCAACATAGTCTATGTCATGCTATCCCGCGATAACTTTGACCAATCCAGAGTAATGAGCAAATACCAGGAGATTGCCGGAATAGACCAACAGATAAAGGTAAAAGAAGAAGAGATGCAGAGGTTGAGGGCCGAGGCTCAAGCTGCGTTGGGAAAACCGGTGACGGTCGGGACCTGCGAATGCGGAGCGCCGGTTAGCCAGGGAGCGCGTTTCTGTGCTAAGTGCGGAAGAAAAGTAGAGCAATCATAA
- a CDS encoding FHA domain-containing protein — translation MVDSGAVLIVEQGEPHDKRTAIKLAPGEALIGRPWKTHHPDIPFTSLYISKKHAVLSFQDNQATITDLASRHGTQVNGNQLVPYEPYPLKHGDIISLAGGIVLLTFHNMYETEFEQTLDLTQPPANRSILPQSLVVNGDRREVLLNGKPLRLSGKDAELLIVLYENRGKAISYDEIRRRVWPERPPSPQTNVPDVGNDEITSLVYRLRKRLGQHGNLIVTIPRYGYMLDL, via the coding sequence ATGGTTGATTCGGGGGCTGTTTTAATAGTCGAACAAGGCGAACCTCATGATAAAAGAACCGCTATCAAATTGGCGCCGGGTGAGGCATTGATCGGTCGGCCATGGAAAACCCACCATCCTGATATTCCGTTTACCAGCCTCTACATTTCCAAAAAGCATGCCGTGCTTTCGTTCCAAGATAACCAGGCTACCATTACCGACCTAGCGAGCAGACACGGGACTCAGGTTAACGGAAACCAGCTCGTGCCCTATGAACCATACCCCCTCAAACATGGCGATATCATAAGCCTAGCTGGAGGAATAGTGTTGCTTACGTTTCACAATATGTACGAAACCGAATTCGAGCAAACACTTGATCTAACACAGCCTCCCGCCAATAGGTCAATACTTCCTCAGTCCCTGGTAGTTAACGGCGACCGGAGAGAAGTCCTGTTGAATGGGAAACCCTTACGCCTATCAGGAAAAGATGCAGAACTTCTGATTGTTCTTTATGAAAACCGTGGCAAGGCTATCAGCTACGATGAAATTAGACGCAGGGTGTGGCCTGAGCGTCCCCCGAGTCCACAGACTAATGTACCTGATGTCGGTAACGATGAAATCACGTCCCTGGTATACCGTCTGCGTAAACGCCTCGGCCAACACGGAAACCTCATTGTCACTATCCCTCGCTACGGATATATGCTTGATCTCTGA